In Tessaracoccus flavus, the following are encoded in one genomic region:
- a CDS encoding MFS transporter, protein MMKVCLSLEVLMHLGFALTTNGAVAMAIMFGFGAYAFVWGTISTTVRQRLVPNELQGRVGSVNMVGVFGGMVLGQALGGLIAQAWGLTAPWWFAFAGSALTLALMWRQISHIAAARPALDDDAVTA, encoded by the coding sequence ATGATGAAGGTGTGCCTGTCGCTCGAGGTGCTCATGCACCTCGGCTTCGCGCTGACCACGAACGGTGCCGTCGCGATGGCGATCATGTTCGGCTTCGGCGCGTACGCCTTCGTCTGGGGCACGATCTCGACGACCGTGCGCCAGCGTCTCGTGCCGAACGAGCTGCAGGGCCGGGTGGGCTCGGTGAACATGGTGGGCGTCTTCGGCGGGATGGTGCTCGGTCAGGCGCTCGGCGGACTCATCGCGCAGGCGTGGGGTCTGACGGCGCCGTGGTGGTTCGCGTTCGCCGGGTCGGCGCTGACGCTCGCGCTGATGTGGCGGCAGATCTCGCACATCGCCGCCGCCAGACCAGCGCTCGACGACGACGCCGTGACCGCTTAG
- a CDS encoding helix-turn-helix domain-containing protein, with the protein MAMAHDGNVDLAGVARMFDPARLAQARRISKMSKADLHRKVGVSAAAIGQYERGEVRPRAETVAALATALGVPPGFFALGRPRVQVDIAEASFRRLRSTTVTQQQQATAYVEQAWELSCYLEESVEFPELDLPAWAHADSFDVPDPATAARAMRQHWLLGTGPIEHLVYQLEQHGILTVFFSMKEDASLDEKSRIDAFSTIALPRPMIVLTPDKANDVMRHRFSAAHELGHIVLHHGRQGTDSQLERQADMFAAEFLTPRDVIRDQLPRRINFNRYEELSQLWGVSINSLIFRSRELDLISESTARRAYITLNGIARRPMPVHDYPGERPELLKSALELLDQAGVPLTQVAEDLQMTPRHIRRLADIDDPQPKLTLVNDRPDRRK; encoded by the coding sequence ATGGCGATGGCACACGACGGCAATGTTGACCTCGCCGGAGTCGCCAGGATGTTTGACCCAGCGCGGCTAGCCCAGGCTCGCCGGATCAGCAAGATGTCCAAGGCGGACCTTCATCGCAAGGTGGGTGTGTCCGCCGCCGCGATCGGGCAGTACGAGCGCGGAGAGGTGCGTCCCCGCGCAGAAACGGTCGCTGCACTGGCCACGGCGCTCGGTGTCCCACCGGGCTTCTTCGCGCTTGGGCGTCCACGTGTCCAAGTGGACATCGCTGAAGCCTCGTTCCGTCGACTCCGCTCAACGACTGTTACACAACAGCAGCAGGCGACCGCGTATGTCGAGCAAGCATGGGAACTCAGTTGCTACCTCGAAGAGAGTGTGGAGTTCCCGGAATTGGACCTCCCGGCCTGGGCGCACGCCGATTCGTTTGATGTGCCGGACCCTGCGACCGCAGCGCGAGCCATGCGCCAACACTGGCTGCTCGGAACCGGTCCGATAGAGCACCTCGTGTATCAGCTTGAACAGCACGGCATCTTGACGGTCTTTTTCTCGATGAAGGAAGATGCTTCGCTCGACGAGAAGAGTCGCATCGATGCCTTCTCAACCATTGCGCTGCCGCGTCCCATGATCGTGCTGACGCCAGACAAGGCCAATGATGTGATGCGGCACCGGTTCTCCGCCGCTCACGAACTGGGGCACATCGTTCTCCACCACGGTCGGCAGGGGACGGACAGTCAACTAGAGCGCCAGGCGGACATGTTCGCGGCGGAGTTCCTCACTCCCCGAGATGTGATCCGTGACCAGTTGCCTCGACGCATCAACTTCAACCGATACGAGGAACTTAGCCAGCTTTGGGGAGTCTCCATCAACTCGCTGATCTTCCGGTCCCGGGAGCTTGATCTCATCTCGGAATCCACAGCCCGTCGCGCGTACATCACGCTGAACGGGATTGCTCGGCGCCCCATGCCGGTTCACGACTATCCCGGCGAGCGACCCGAACTCCTGAAGTCCGCGCTTGAGCTGCTCGACCAGGCAGGTGTGCCGCTGACTCAGGTCGCGGAGGACCTCCAGATGACGCCTCGTCACATACGACGGCTAGCTGACATCGACGATCCACAGCCCAAGCTGACGCTGGTGAACGACCGTCCAGACAGAAGGAAGTAA
- a CDS encoding GNAT family N-acetyltransferase, giving the protein MRFLDETTLQDAFVRLEPLDHAHADELSRAAATLTPAWYTSVPTADEVPAEIDRRLALREAGAMNPFAVRRLHTGEVVGMTTFCTIDQPNRRVEIGYTWIGAPAQGTEVNPAMKRLLLGHAFDACDAIAVALMTHFHNRQSRAAIERLGAKLDGILRSHRIMPDGSLRDTAAYSILPHEWPAVRSGLDARLAER; this is encoded by the coding sequence GTGCGCTTTCTCGATGAGACCACCCTGCAGGATGCGTTCGTGCGGCTCGAGCCGCTCGACCACGCGCACGCCGACGAGCTGAGCCGCGCCGCGGCGACGCTGACACCCGCCTGGTACACCTCAGTGCCGACCGCCGATGAGGTGCCCGCCGAGATCGACCGCCGGCTGGCACTGCGTGAGGCGGGTGCGATGAACCCGTTCGCGGTGCGCCGGCTGCACACCGGCGAGGTGGTCGGCATGACGACGTTCTGCACCATCGATCAGCCCAACCGTCGTGTCGAGATCGGCTACACCTGGATCGGCGCGCCGGCTCAGGGCACCGAGGTGAACCCGGCGATGAAGCGGCTGCTGCTCGGCCACGCCTTCGATGCGTGCGACGCGATCGCCGTGGCGCTCATGACGCACTTCCACAACAGGCAGTCGCGTGCGGCGATCGAGCGTCTCGGGGCCAAGCTCGACGGCATCCTGCGCAGCCATCGCATCATGCCGGACGGGTCGCTGCGCGACACCGCGGCGTACTCGATCCTGCCGCACGAGTGGCCGGCGGTTCGCAGCGGGCTCGACGCGCGCCTCGCCGAGCGCTAA
- a CDS encoding TatD family hydrolase, with amino-acid sequence MKTALGIAGVVQASGDVESSRWAVDAAASDPRVLAAVAIHPNDAPTYAAEGRLDEAIAVIDELAAHPRTRAIGETGLDYFRTDEPGRPAQHESFEAHIALAKKHGVAMQIHDRDAHDDVLETLTRVGAPEKTVFHCFSGDEAMARVAADAGYWLSFAGNITFKNAQNLRDALQVTPLERILVETDAPFLTPVPLRGRPNAPYLVPLTVRFMAAELDVDVDELCTQLAANTLAVYGSFA; translated from the coding sequence GTGAAAACGGCCCTCGGCATCGCCGGGGTCGTGCAGGCGTCGGGCGACGTCGAGTCGTCTCGGTGGGCGGTGGATGCCGCGGCATCCGACCCTCGTGTGCTCGCCGCCGTCGCCATCCACCCGAACGACGCGCCCACCTACGCGGCCGAGGGTCGGCTCGATGAGGCGATCGCGGTGATCGATGAGCTCGCCGCGCACCCGCGCACGCGGGCCATCGGCGAGACCGGACTGGACTACTTCCGCACCGACGAGCCGGGCAGGCCCGCGCAGCACGAGTCGTTCGAGGCGCACATCGCGCTGGCGAAGAAGCACGGCGTCGCCATGCAGATCCACGACCGCGACGCGCACGACGACGTGCTCGAGACGTTGACCCGCGTCGGCGCACCCGAGAAGACCGTGTTCCACTGCTTCTCGGGTGACGAGGCGATGGCGCGGGTCGCGGCGGATGCCGGGTACTGGCTGTCGTTCGCCGGCAACATCACGTTCAAGAACGCGCAGAACCTGCGCGACGCGCTGCAGGTCACGCCTCTCGAGCGCATCCTCGTCGAGACCGACGCGCCCTTCCTCACCCCGGTGCCGCTTCGCGGGCGGCCCAACGCTCCGTATCTCGTGCCGCTCACGGTGCGCTTCATGGCGGCCGAACTCGACGTCGACGTCGACGAGCTGTGCACGCAGCTCGCGGCGAACACGCTCGCGGTGTACGGGTCCTTCGCCTGA
- a CDS encoding DUF2188 domain-containing protein, translated as MTGPNKRVVQRRSDGDWEVRKPGADRASVVTSTQAEGIQRARTILGNDGGGELQVRSLKGTIRAQDTIAPGNDPRSSKG; from the coding sequence ATGACAGGACCCAACAAGCGAGTAGTCCAGCGCCGAAGTGACGGCGACTGGGAGGTACGGAAGCCAGGAGCTGATCGCGCCAGCGTCGTAACGTCCACACAGGCCGAAGGGATTCAGCGCGCACGCACGATCCTCGGCAATGACGGAGGCGGCGAGCTACAGGTCCGTTCACTCAAAGGGACGATCCGCGCGCAAGACACGATCGCACCTGGGAACGACCCGAGGTCATCCAAGGGCTGA
- a CDS encoding fructose bisphosphate aldolase, with translation MFEQQLHKMRDAEGFIAALDQSGGSTPKALRLYGLESWADDEEMFDKVHEMRTRIMMSPSFDGKRILGTILFQDTLARQVDGRPTADYLWNVKGIVPILKVDKGLLDMEAGARLMRPMPDLDAVLAAALEQGVFGTKMRSVILEPGGGLAAVVEQQFDVGEHIFRAGLVPILEPEIDIHSPLKAEAEEQLHDALLSHLDQLPDDHWVMLKLTLPETDDLYLDLVRHPRVLRVFALSGGYTRAEANERLARQHGIVASFSRALTEGLSVHQSAQEFDALLDESIRSIFDASRSPMEV, from the coding sequence ATGTTCGAGCAGCAACTTCACAAGATGCGTGACGCCGAGGGATTCATCGCCGCGCTGGACCAGAGCGGCGGCAGCACACCGAAGGCACTGCGGCTCTACGGGCTCGAATCCTGGGCCGACGACGAGGAGATGTTCGACAAGGTCCACGAGATGCGCACCCGCATCATGATGAGCCCCAGCTTCGACGGGAAGCGCATTCTGGGAACCATCCTCTTCCAGGACACTCTCGCCCGCCAGGTCGATGGACGCCCGACGGCCGACTATCTCTGGAACGTCAAGGGCATCGTCCCCATTCTCAAGGTCGACAAGGGGCTCCTGGACATGGAGGCGGGCGCCCGCCTCATGCGACCCATGCCGGACCTCGACGCCGTGCTGGCAGCGGCGCTGGAGCAAGGAGTCTTCGGCACCAAGATGCGCTCCGTCATCCTGGAGCCGGGGGGAGGCCTGGCTGCAGTCGTCGAGCAGCAGTTCGACGTCGGCGAGCACATCTTCCGTGCCGGGCTCGTGCCTATCCTCGAACCGGAGATCGACATCCACAGCCCGCTCAAGGCCGAGGCGGAGGAGCAACTCCACGACGCCCTCCTCAGCCACCTGGATCAACTACCCGACGACCACTGGGTCATGCTGAAACTGACCCTGCCCGAGACCGACGACCTGTACCTCGATCTCGTGAGACACCCACGCGTGCTGCGCGTCTTCGCCCTGTCCGGTGGGTACACCCGCGCCGAGGCGAACGAGCGGCTGGCCCGCCAGCACGGGATCGTGGCGAGCTTCTCCAGGGCGCTCACGGAGGGGCTCTCCGTCCATCAGAGCGCGCAAGAGTTCGATGCCCTGCTCGACGAATCGATCCGGAGCATTTTCGACGCCTCGCGATCCCCCATGGAGGTCTGA